The Acidicapsa acidisoli genome contains a region encoding:
- a CDS encoding response regulator transcription factor: MSEAQGTVLVVEDDVSLRRTLRTTLTALGFDVGEAGTGEEALMRLRMVDYEVVLLDLNMPGMGGIETCRAIRRAYPRLPILMLTVRDSEDDKVLALETGADDYITKPFQMRELTARIRSAIRRFRAPEMSTETLIEVGLITLDPVRRKVTKGDTAVHLTPREFSVLQLLMENAGKPLPHVKLLTAVWGEECSENREYLRVLMSTLRKKLETDPANPEYLLTDSYIGYRFRDR, from the coding sequence ATGAGCGAGGCTCAGGGCACGGTTCTTGTCGTTGAGGATGATGTTTCGCTGCGCCGTACCTTGCGCACAACGCTTACCGCATTGGGCTTTGATGTGGGCGAAGCGGGTACCGGCGAAGAAGCCCTGATGCGTCTGCGCATGGTGGATTATGAGGTGGTGCTACTGGACCTCAACATGCCGGGCATGGGAGGCATTGAAACCTGCCGCGCTATTCGACGCGCTTACCCGCGCCTGCCGATTCTGATGCTGACAGTGCGAGACAGCGAGGACGATAAAGTGTTGGCGCTCGAGACAGGCGCGGATGACTACATCACCAAGCCTTTTCAGATGCGCGAACTGACGGCACGCATTCGTTCCGCGATTCGCCGCTTTCGTGCGCCGGAGATGAGCACGGAGACGCTGATCGAGGTTGGGCTGATTACGCTCGATCCTGTCCGCCGCAAAGTCACCAAGGGAGATACTGCGGTGCATCTGACGCCGAGGGAGTTCAGTGTGCTGCAGTTGTTGATGGAGAACGCCGGAAAGCCGCTTCCGCATGTCAAGCTGCTGACTGCCGTTTGGGGGGAAGAATGCAGCGAGAATCGCGAGTACTTGCGCGTGCTGATGAGCACTCTGCGCAAGAAACTGGAGACAGATCCGGCGAACCCCGAATATCTGCTGACGGACAGCTACATCGGATACCGCTTCCGGGATAGATGA
- a CDS encoding heme-degrading domain-containing protein: MGLSEDLEQVAMQENALQLPRLDMQVAWELGSSLRTMAKERGMSVVIDVRRFGQQLFYVALEGTTPDNAEWVRRKSNLVARLHRSSYAIGLSLKIKNETLLEKYGLPIADYVAHGGSFPLAVAGTGVVGSVTVSGLPQREDHELVVEALCAALNRDYSAFRLRAE, from the coding sequence ATGGGGTTGAGCGAGGACTTGGAGCAGGTAGCAATGCAGGAAAATGCGTTGCAGTTGCCGCGACTGGACATGCAGGTGGCATGGGAACTGGGAAGCAGCCTTAGAACTATGGCGAAAGAGCGTGGAATGTCGGTGGTGATCGATGTCCGGCGTTTCGGCCAGCAGTTGTTCTACGTAGCGCTCGAAGGCACGACGCCGGACAATGCGGAATGGGTACGCCGCAAGAGCAATCTGGTGGCGCGTTTGCACCGCTCTTCCTATGCGATTGGCTTGAGCCTGAAGATCAAGAATGAGACGCTGCTCGAAAAGTACGGACTGCCGATTGCAGACTATGTGGCTCATGGAGGTTCGTTCCCGCTCGCCGTCGCCGGAACGGGAGTGGTGGGCAGCGTGACCGTCTCCGGGCTGCCACAGCGCGAAGATCATGAGCTTGTCGTGGAAGCACTCTGCGCCGCATTGAACCGGGATTACTCAGCGTTTCGGCTTCGCGCAGAGTAA
- a CDS encoding protein kinase domain-containing protein: protein MDATSAGMIGKYQVIRVLGRGGMGEVLLAQDDLGRRVAIKRPFKSAMEDGLARFKLEARASTLSHPNIPVVYEMGMQDGLPFIAMEFVEGDPLDKLIASNKPLELITKLSIIEQVCSGLGHAHQKGIIHRDIKPANVIVQPNGVAKIIDFGIAKIQNLEQTSGLTQTSQIIGSLHYIAPERFKGEAIDGRVDIFSAGVMLYLLLTGNLPFGGGEATASYRIVNEAHTSLSSHIRDYPPALDGIMDQALAKDPEDRFPTAEDFADALHDVIEDLKKTRVFQLVDDAERLNIESRFAPALELLDEALKLDPANTQARKLRRFVREHQERQRRAERLREIIARAEEALAAENYPEALALLKEAQKLDATFPELAEKIQVVEEKKRRYELSVAALTEAAAAKDRGDLTAALRITEKAIQQDPENTKLIGVRGALVKQLETEALQGKVLALIESARREIAVQHFPVAEQLLKEAEGIDPSHPKIDELRRELTKVRESEERRQLLEEIHRRINEFLRSDNYEQAADLLNRAIDKLPAETSLHRLKVEVDTAARKFNAKQIVDGAIGSARELFPTNPLEALSGLQKAIEQMPGEERLVSYERTLRQEYESHRVEQLLADTLRKARDLISEREFEKAILVLETYQLESGNQADVGDLLTFARNELAGKQRRMLVERTTAEVRSLIRDERLEDAIRVLEPAIRDSGDATLTRLLEEVREQQASVARKLEVLQKRVTLLRENGELDEAVQVLQEHLALAPKSPRVQELLTAVTAERDHRQVTNQAITVARQATQRHEFPAALEALQAVVHAYGDSAELTREIQQVEAARAAYATEIVGKSIEAARAALLKSDADGALTALKSASAMMEFADAAKQADWKRIAQAAKKALQQPASATSAGAEFIGAISDAPAAKSRTPLILGVAGACVVLAGAGGFFWWKSQPAPQPVGPTEAHIRIAKAPPGALVSIDGGKPQPADANGELMVQVQPGSHVLDVSKDGFDPFTDKIQVGAGETVQDYVSLTKQPVAAKAGTFSPAGNLPEFKVAVDGKNRGLMRAGAHLILEEGSHKIRYSNPDDSDSQEHTIQIAAGQNIADTFTLKPPAPPKPVQNTPPGVLAGKLAIQTVPGAQIVVDGQHKATADGSGNYLFDSLPAGQHVVDIASDKYQPVQGRQVNVIGGQTQSLNVQLTPIPQAPTTGGLAIQTTAGATVSIDGQRKGAADGSGRFALDGLQPGPHSIDISLDKYQAMQERFSVTAGQTQTVFAQLQPVPQEQAVQPKPVDTSAADTQAIQEALERFEAAFDGRSVAKLQTEWLDIGKQRGKQLDDLFHNFDYAQITEKCSGTPTISGGSAEWKCNELVQFQKGVWLKAQPKTLYFVKQGNRWVMKDKLP, encoded by the coding sequence ATGGATGCAACCTCCGCAGGGATGATTGGCAAGTACCAGGTCATAAGGGTGCTCGGACGCGGGGGCATGGGCGAAGTTCTTCTCGCACAGGATGACCTCGGACGCCGAGTCGCAATCAAGAGGCCATTCAAATCTGCGATGGAGGATGGGTTGGCCCGCTTCAAACTGGAAGCGCGAGCGTCGACTCTCAGCCATCCCAACATTCCCGTCGTATACGAAATGGGGATGCAGGATGGATTGCCGTTTATCGCCATGGAGTTTGTCGAAGGGGACCCGCTCGACAAGCTCATCGCGTCGAATAAGCCGCTGGAACTGATCACGAAGCTGAGCATCATTGAGCAGGTCTGCTCGGGTCTCGGCCATGCCCATCAGAAAGGCATCATCCACCGGGATATCAAGCCTGCGAACGTCATTGTGCAGCCGAATGGCGTGGCGAAAATCATTGACTTCGGTATCGCCAAGATTCAAAACCTGGAGCAGACCTCCGGCCTTACGCAGACCAGCCAGATCATCGGTTCGCTCCACTATATTGCGCCAGAGCGATTCAAGGGCGAAGCGATCGACGGCCGCGTGGATATCTTTTCCGCCGGCGTCATGCTGTATCTGCTTCTGACCGGGAATTTGCCCTTCGGCGGCGGCGAGGCCACTGCCTCTTACCGGATCGTGAATGAGGCGCACACCTCGCTGAGTTCCCACATCCGCGATTACCCGCCGGCGCTGGACGGGATTATGGATCAGGCGCTAGCGAAGGATCCGGAAGACCGCTTCCCAACGGCTGAGGACTTTGCGGACGCACTGCACGATGTCATCGAAGATCTGAAAAAGACTCGCGTCTTCCAGTTGGTTGATGATGCCGAGCGGCTCAACATTGAGAGTCGCTTCGCGCCAGCCTTGGAACTGCTCGATGAAGCGTTGAAGCTTGACCCGGCCAACACGCAGGCTCGAAAGCTGCGCCGGTTTGTCCGGGAGCACCAGGAGCGGCAAAGGCGCGCAGAACGCTTGCGGGAGATCATTGCGCGCGCAGAGGAAGCGCTTGCCGCCGAGAACTATCCGGAGGCACTGGCGCTGCTCAAAGAAGCGCAGAAGTTGGACGCGACCTTCCCGGAGCTGGCAGAGAAGATTCAGGTGGTCGAAGAGAAGAAGCGCCGCTACGAGCTGAGCGTTGCCGCGCTGACCGAGGCCGCAGCGGCCAAGGATCGCGGCGATCTTACAGCGGCGCTGCGGATCACCGAGAAGGCAATCCAACAGGATCCTGAGAATACCAAGCTGATCGGAGTGCGCGGCGCGCTGGTCAAGCAACTGGAGACGGAGGCGCTCCAAGGCAAAGTTCTGGCGCTGATCGAATCGGCACGTCGTGAGATTGCGGTGCAGCATTTTCCGGTTGCCGAACAGCTTCTGAAAGAAGCGGAGGGTATCGACCCCTCTCACCCGAAGATTGACGAGTTGCGCAGAGAACTGACCAAGGTCAGGGAGTCGGAAGAACGCCGCCAGCTTCTGGAAGAGATTCACAGGCGAATCAACGAGTTTTTGCGCTCGGACAACTACGAGCAGGCAGCCGACCTGCTCAATCGCGCCATCGACAAGCTGCCGGCGGAGACTTCCCTGCACCGGCTCAAGGTCGAGGTCGATACAGCGGCGCGCAAATTCAACGCCAAGCAAATCGTGGATGGCGCCATTGGTTCCGCCAGGGAACTCTTCCCTACGAATCCCCTCGAGGCGCTCTCTGGTCTGCAAAAGGCGATCGAGCAGATGCCCGGCGAAGAGCGGCTCGTCTCTTACGAACGGACGCTGCGACAGGAGTACGAATCACATCGCGTCGAACAACTGCTGGCGGATACTCTGCGCAAGGCCCGGGATCTGATTTCGGAGCGGGAGTTCGAAAAGGCGATCCTGGTTCTGGAGACGTATCAGCTGGAGTCCGGCAATCAGGCCGATGTGGGCGACCTGCTTACCTTTGCGCGGAACGAACTGGCAGGAAAGCAACGCCGCATGCTGGTGGAGCGGACAACAGCCGAGGTCCGTTCTCTCATTCGAGACGAACGACTGGAGGATGCCATTCGCGTGCTCGAACCTGCGATTCGAGATTCGGGCGACGCAACGCTGACGCGCCTTCTAGAAGAGGTCCGAGAGCAACAGGCCTCCGTTGCGCGCAAGCTCGAAGTATTGCAAAAGCGCGTTACCCTGTTGCGGGAGAACGGCGAGCTTGACGAGGCTGTTCAGGTGCTTCAGGAGCACCTTGCGCTAGCGCCGAAGAGTCCGCGGGTGCAGGAACTGCTGACGGCCGTGACAGCCGAGCGCGATCACAGACAGGTTACGAATCAAGCGATCACGGTTGCGCGACAAGCGACGCAACGCCACGAGTTCCCCGCAGCGCTCGAAGCACTGCAAGCGGTGGTGCATGCGTATGGTGACTCCGCGGAGTTGACGCGGGAGATTCAGCAGGTTGAGGCCGCGCGCGCTGCTTACGCTACGGAGATTGTCGGCAAATCAATCGAGGCAGCGCGGGCGGCCTTGCTCAAGAGCGATGCGGATGGGGCGCTGACGGCATTGAAATCTGCGAGCGCAATGATGGAGTTCGCAGACGCTGCCAAGCAAGCGGACTGGAAACGAATTGCGCAGGCGGCCAAAAAGGCTCTTCAACAGCCGGCCTCGGCTACGTCGGCTGGCGCCGAGTTCATCGGAGCGATCAGCGATGCGCCGGCTGCAAAATCGCGCACTCCTCTCATTCTGGGTGTGGCTGGCGCGTGCGTGGTGCTTGCGGGCGCTGGTGGTTTCTTCTGGTGGAAGAGCCAGCCAGCACCCCAGCCGGTTGGTCCGACTGAGGCGCATATTCGAATCGCGAAAGCTCCTCCCGGCGCACTGGTTTCGATTGACGGGGGCAAGCCGCAGCCTGCCGATGCCAACGGTGAGTTGATGGTCCAAGTGCAACCCGGGTCCCATGTGCTGGACGTTTCCAAGGATGGCTTCGATCCCTTTACCGACAAGATCCAGGTCGGCGCGGGAGAGACGGTGCAGGATTATGTCTCGCTGACCAAACAGCCGGTCGCGGCGAAGGCGGGAACCTTCTCGCCAGCGGGAAACCTGCCGGAGTTCAAAGTCGCGGTCGATGGGAAGAACAGAGGCTTGATGCGCGCAGGCGCGCACCTGATTCTGGAAGAAGGCTCGCATAAGATTCGGTATTCGAACCCGGATGATTCAGACTCCCAGGAACATACGATCCAGATCGCGGCGGGTCAGAATATCGCGGATACCTTCACGCTAAAGCCGCCTGCGCCTCCGAAGCCGGTTCAGAATACCCCACCGGGGGTGTTAGCCGGCAAACTCGCGATTCAGACCGTTCCGGGCGCACAGATCGTTGTCGATGGACAGCACAAAGCGACAGCCGACGGTTCGGGCAATTATCTGTTCGATAGCCTGCCCGCAGGCCAGCATGTGGTGGATATTGCTTCGGACAAGTACCAGCCGGTTCAAGGGCGCCAAGTCAACGTTATCGGCGGCCAGACCCAATCGCTCAACGTTCAACTGACTCCGATACCGCAAGCTCCAACAACGGGTGGACTTGCGATCCAGACGACTGCTGGCGCGACGGTCTCTATCGATGGTCAACGCAAAGGCGCTGCGGATGGCTCGGGCAGGTTTGCGTTGGATGGTCTGCAGCCCGGTCCGCACTCGATTGACATCTCTTTGGACAAGTACCAGGCGATGCAGGAGCGGTTCTCCGTCACAGCAGGACAAACCCAGACCGTCTTTGCCCAGTTGCAGCCGGTACCGCAGGAACAAGCCGTTCAGCCGAAGCCTGTGGATACCAGCGCGGCGGATACACAGGCAATCCAGGAAGCCCTCGAACGGTTTGAGGCGGCATTTGACGGCCGCAGCGTCGCCAAGCTGCAAACGGAATGGCTGGATATAGGCAAGCAGCGTGGCAAGCAGCTCGACGACCTTTTCCATAACTTCGACTATGCGCAGATTACGGAAAAATGCTCGGGAACACCAACAATTTCCGGTGGAAGCGCCGAGTGGAAGTGCAACGAGCTGGTACAGTTCCAAAAGGGCGTTTGGCTGAAGGCACAGCCCAAGACCCTGTATTTTGTGAAGCAGGGTAACCGTTGGGTAATGAAAGATAAGTTGCCGTGA